The Fibrobacter sp. genome contains the following window.
AAGTCCTCACCCTCGACGCCCTCCACCGTGAAGAATCTTGCGGCGGTCACTTCCGTGAAGAAAGCCAGACCGAAGAAGGCGAAGCAAAGCGTGATGACGAAAACTTCTGCTACGTCGGTGCTTGGGAATACAAGGGCGACAATGTTAAGCCCGAACTCCACAAGGAACCGCTTACATTCGATAACGTCCACCTCGTTACTAGGAGCTACAAATAATGAGCAACGGCAACATGAATTTGACTTTGAAGATTTGGCGTCAGAAGGACTCCAAGACCAAGGGACAGTTCGAAACTGTCAAGATCAGCGACATTTCTCCCGACATGTCCTTCCTGGAAATGCTGGACATTGTCAACGAAGAACAGATGAAGCAGGGCAAGGAAGGCTTTGCATTCGACCACGACTGCCGCGAAGGCATTTGCGGTATGTGCTCTCTGGTCATCAACGGTATGCCCCATGGTCCCGACCACGGCATCACCACTTGCCAGCTGCACATGCGTAAGTTCAAGGATGGCGATACCATCGTGATCGAACCGTGGCGCGCTGCCGCATTCCCGGTTATCCGTGACTGCGCTGTGGACCGTTCCGCATTCGACCGCATCATCGCTGCTGGCGGCTACGTTTCCGTCAACACCGGTGCCGCTCCCGAAGCTTCCGTGATCCCCGTTCCCAAGGCTGATGCAGACCGCGCATTCGACGCTGCTGCTTGCGTTGGTTGCGGTGCTTGCGTTGCTGCATGTAAGAACGCTTCCGCTATGCTCTTCGTCTCTGCTAAGGTTTCTCACCTCAGCTTCTTGCCCCAGGGCAAGGTCGAAGCCAAGAAGCGCGTGCTCGCTATGGTGGCACAGATGGACAAGGAAGGCTTTGGTAACTGCACCAACCTTTACGAATGCCAGGCTGCTTGCCCGAAGGGTATCACCGTGGATTACATCGCCAAGATGAACCGCGAATACCTCATGGCAACCGCTACCTACGCTGAAAAGGTTTATGGTAAGGACTAATTAGTCCTCCCTAGCCTAAAAAGCTTAAAGAACTCCGTTCGGGTAAACTCCGGGCGGGGTTCTTTTTTTTGTGGGGTGTGATAATTAGTTGTTTTGCGTTGCTGGCAAAATAGGTGAAATTTTAGATATATTTGTATGTGACGTACGTCACGTGCCCATATGCTTTGCGGGCTGAACGGATGGTGTTGGAGGTTTGATTATGATGAAGAAGGTTTGCGGATTATTCGCTGGAATCGTGCTTGCGCTTGTGTGCGGCGGATTTGCGGGGTGCAGCGACGATGTGACATATCAACTGTCTGAAAATTGGATAAATGCCGAAGTTGTGGGGTTCATTGATGATTCGCTTGTAATGGTAGAGGATTACCGGTATTGGTATGAATTTAGAGAGTCGTGGAATGGCGCTTATTCTGAAGATTCTGGATGTGAAAATACGCGGCTTTGTGTTTACAATTATCGGGTTCAAGAGGATGGGCCAAGATCGTGTGATACCTCAATTGGTTACGCAGGTTATAGTGGGCAACTTACTGATTCTGTAGTTTGGTACGGAATTTTTGGTTCGCGCAGCTCGTTGCAATTGTGGAAAGTCGGCGAAAACGGTAGGAAACATTACAGCCTTGATGTCGTTAATGATGGGTGTGGCGTTGGCTTTGATGGTGCGCGTGCGCATGAGTGGCTTGATGGAAAGTTTATCGTAATCGGAAAACAGTCGCTGTCTGCGGGTAATGACAGTTGTCAGTATGCGGTATTGGATACTATGAAAAGAACGCTTACGTACAAACGGCTTGATGAAAACTTGAAGTGGATTCAGAAATGCGATGACGTAAGGGCGTGGGGCGAGGATGTGTATTGCTTACAAACGATTCCTAATGCTGATCAAATAGGGCATTTGTTGGTAAATGGCGTGGACCAAGGGATGTTGAAAATTAATGCCGCAATCGGTCCGTTTTGGGGGAATATGCTTGAGTTATGGAATAACTTATGTGAACTTTCTGATGAAGGAATATTGAAATGTTTGTCTGTTCGTTGGCTTGGTGGTACGGAAAAGGCGAAATTTGTCGATGAAAATGGAAATACAATTTATTTGGGAGAATGATTAAAACGAGGTTGGTTGAAAATGGAAAAACTGCTATTAATCGTGTTATCTTTTGCTATCGGAGGTTGGGCTATACCCAGGCCCATGGAATGTTTAACGAATTTTTTTGTTTTACATTTTTAACTACATTTACCATTGTAAATTTAAAGGAGTTACACAATGAAATTTTTCACAAAGATTG
Protein-coding sequences here:
- a CDS encoding succinate dehydrogenase/fumarate reductase iron-sulfur subunit, giving the protein MSNGNMNLTLKIWRQKDSKTKGQFETVKISDISPDMSFLEMLDIVNEEQMKQGKEGFAFDHDCREGICGMCSLVINGMPHGPDHGITTCQLHMRKFKDGDTIVIEPWRAAAFPVIRDCAVDRSAFDRIIAAGGYVSVNTGAAPEASVIPVPKADADRAFDAAACVGCGACVAACKNASAMLFVSAKVSHLSFLPQGKVEAKKRVLAMVAQMDKEGFGNCTNLYECQAACPKGITVDYIAKMNREYLMATATYAEKVYGKD